In a single window of the Candidatus Flexicrinis proximus genome:
- the hybB gene encoding Ni/Fe-hydrogenase cytochrome b subunit, translating into MLRRTVLELRVLPKYIYVLIAITLFGMAVGFYRFYAGLGATTNLSNAFPWGIWISFDLATVALSGGAFTLAALVYVFHFESLHAAVRPTVLAGLLGYSSVLVVLLADLGRWDRFYNVFLHPNFSSALLEVSWCIAAYSLILFYELSPVLLSNSRWRGLLPIIKKYTIPIVIVGVTLSTMHQSSLGTMFVIMSPRLHPLWYSMLLPVFFLVSSFAAGIAMVIAGATISYWLFGRSLRSKTIAKLGWFLPWILGFYLVLKFGELIIANELELPFEGGIYSFLFWTELIVGAVIPIFLFAFKEIRLSRAASLFGALLIMAGAILNRFDVTWFAMKPIDGQVYSPHWMEIAILVGVVAGVVTVYSLVARYFPVYEETVAYDKSAAKPQSLEKSGAAKA; encoded by the coding sequence ATGCTGCGGAGAACAGTTCTCGAACTGCGTGTTCTGCCAAAATACATCTATGTCCTGATCGCGATAACCCTGTTTGGCATGGCGGTCGGTTTCTATCGCTTTTACGCCGGACTAGGGGCGACCACCAACCTGAGCAATGCCTTCCCATGGGGAATCTGGATCAGCTTCGACCTTGCGACCGTCGCGCTTTCGGGCGGCGCGTTTACGCTGGCCGCGCTAGTCTATGTTTTTCACTTCGAAAGCCTTCACGCTGCAGTGCGTCCTACCGTTCTCGCCGGTCTGCTGGGCTACAGCTCGGTTCTAGTGGTCCTGCTGGCGGACCTGGGACGCTGGGACCGTTTCTATAACGTGTTCCTGCACCCCAATTTCAGCTCCGCGCTGCTGGAAGTGAGCTGGTGTATCGCCGCCTATTCGTTGATTCTGTTCTACGAACTTAGCCCGGTGCTGCTATCAAATTCACGCTGGCGCGGCCTGCTGCCCATCATCAAGAAGTACACCATTCCGATCGTGATTGTGGGTGTCACGTTGTCAACGATGCACCAGTCGTCGCTCGGTACCATGTTCGTCATTATGTCCCCTCGTCTGCATCCGCTGTGGTATTCGATGCTGCTGCCTGTCTTCTTCCTGGTCAGCTCATTTGCCGCGGGGATCGCAATGGTGATCGCCGGTGCAACGATCAGCTACTGGCTGTTTGGCCGCAGCCTCCGATCGAAGACCATCGCGAAGCTGGGCTGGTTTCTCCCCTGGATCCTTGGCTTCTATCTCGTCCTCAAGTTCGGTGAGCTGATCATCGCCAACGAGCTGGAACTGCCGTTTGAGGGAGGCATCTACAGTTTCCTGTTCTGGACCGAGCTAATCGTCGGCGCGGTGATCCCGATCTTCCTGTTCGCTTTCAAAGAGATCCGGCTCAGCCGCGCGGCATCGCTGTTTGGCGCGCTGCTGATTATGGCTGGCGCGATCCTGAACCGGTTCGACGTGACCTGGTTCGCGATGAAGCCTATTGACGGGCAGGTCTACAGCCCACACTGGATGGAAATCGCGATCCTGGTCGGTGTTGTGGCGGGAGTGGTGACAGTCTACAGCCTGGTCGCGCGTTACTTCCCGGTCTATGAAGAGACAGTCGCCTACGACAAGTCGGCCGCCAAGCCGCAGAGTCTCGAAAAGTCAGGTGCTGCTAAAGCATAG
- a CDS encoding cytochrome b N-terminal domain-containing protein gives MRPNFFHHLHPPTLPAQQSRWRYTLGAGGTAVFLMMVLLVTGMLEMFFYVPTPEQAALSIQTITYHVPLGGVIRNLHFWSAQILMVVMTVHLIRVVFTGAYLPPRRFNYLLGMVLFVTAILLNFTGYVLRWDQGIQWALVVGTNLVETVPVVGDSFYRILTGGSQLGQATLTRFYAWHVFGLFLPAVIMVGWHIFRVRRDGGIAVPPPAMRSDDERITRYELVRREVSAMLLISAALLVLSGVLPAPIAPPITDLDAAVSDNGAPWFFLWVQQILAWGDPLFWGVGVPLAILAVFSLIPYLFPKPAESEQGRWFPKSNRIARYTVAAISIAIICLTLLSLVP, from the coding sequence ATGCGCCCGAATTTCTTCCATCATCTTCATCCGCCAACCCTCCCTGCGCAGCAATCGCGCTGGCGCTACACGCTGGGCGCGGGCGGGACGGCAGTCTTCCTGATGATGGTGCTGCTGGTGACCGGCATGCTGGAGATGTTCTTCTATGTCCCGACTCCCGAACAGGCCGCCCTCTCAATTCAGACCATCACCTATCATGTCCCGCTTGGTGGCGTGATCCGGAATCTCCATTTCTGGTCGGCCCAGATACTGATGGTGGTCATGACGGTTCATCTGATCCGGGTCGTGTTTACAGGCGCCTATCTGCCACCGCGCCGCTTCAATTATCTGCTGGGTATGGTGTTGTTTGTCACAGCCATATTGCTCAATTTCACGGGCTACGTTCTCCGATGGGATCAGGGGATACAGTGGGCACTGGTAGTCGGCACTAATCTGGTCGAGACCGTTCCTGTCGTTGGCGATAGTTTCTACCGGATACTCACCGGAGGTTCGCAGCTCGGACAAGCGACTCTGACCCGCTTTTACGCATGGCATGTCTTTGGATTGTTCCTGCCGGCGGTGATCATGGTCGGCTGGCATATCTTCCGAGTCAGGCGCGACGGCGGGATAGCCGTCCCGCCCCCGGCGATGCGCAGCGATGATGAGCGTATCACGCGCTATGAGTTGGTACGGCGAGAAGTCTCTGCGATGCTGCTGATCAGCGCAGCCCTGCTCGTATTGTCAGGGGTCTTGCCTGCGCCGATTGCGCCGCCGATTACCGATCTCGATGCGGCGGTAAGCGATAATGGTGCGCCGTGGTTCTTCCTTTGGGTGCAGCAGATACTAGCCTGGGGCGACCCACTGTTTTGGGGTGTTGGGGTTCCGCTGGCAATTCTTGCAGTCTTCTCTCTGATTCCCTATCTCTTTCCCAAACCCGCCGAAAGCGAGCAGGGACGCTGGTTTCCGAAATCCAATCGCATCGCCCGCTATACCGTGGCTGCTATTTCGATTGCAATCATTTGTCTCACGCTACTATCATTGGTTCCCTGA